TATGGTGTTGAGCACAAATAATACTCCTTAAtacaattttattaattaatataaatttggcCTAATAGCAATACTCATATGCAATGATGGACatacaaaattatattaaatagataattattatattatataggcAGGATATGCAATGATTATAAATCTCAGAGTTTactctaaaaataaattttctttAAGTAAATACATAATAATTATAATCATATTGAGATACTTacctaaatatattttttttctgcaGTTGTGTTTGATTATATAGAATTTACCCTTTATTGAAAGATATCTACTTTATTAGCTATatctctatttttattttttgaaaaaaaaaataagaattatAGGCCGCAGCCTTGCTATAAAAAGTTCACATAAGAAATGGGAAAGGGGAAAAAAATTGTAAAAGCACTTTATAAAAAAGACTATTTCATTTataataagaaattattttattatgtgatCCTATCATTTTGGCCAACccccagaaaaaaaaaaatagaaccaATTGAACTCAAAGAGTAGTTTCCAATAGTCAAAACAAAAAGTCTCACAAAGTCCTTATAACAATGTCACCAAAGCATAAATCAAAGTAGGAAATTAGGTGAACCTCTCATAACTTCAATACCCAAAAAAATCCCAGCTGAACCAATAAGATAAACAAAACCATCTCCAAAATCTTACATAATAAATTGTCCTTAAAATTGACTTTGGACAAAATTTGAGTTATTAAATCACCTAATTGGTAACCCATAATGGGCAAGGGCTTAAATGCCACGTTATAACACTCAACAACTGCATGCCCTATTCGTGTCTCACAAAATAGTCTCTTTCTTAGCTCTATCTTTCCCTAAATTTCACCAACTCCCACATaatatttctcttcttcttcttcttctctgttttTTCTGGTTGAGAAGAGCTGAGAGAAAGTGACCATGGGAAGGAAGAGGAGTTCACCAGTGAATGTTCTCTTTGGCTGGTTGAGAAGGCAGACCATGAAAATCAAGATCTTTCTTGGTGTCACAATTGGGCTATTTTCACTTGTTGCTTTGAAGCTCACTGTGAAAAATCACAACCACTTCTTTGTTGCATCTGAAGCTGTTCATGTGGCTGGAATTCTGGTCCTCATTTATAAACTCACCACTCAAAAGACTTGCTCTGGTAATATCTGCCTAATTTCTATCTataattatttctttttatttttttaattctttagaTTGTGATGTTTTCATATTGTTATTAACTATTCAGGTCTCTCATTGAAATCTCAAGAACTCACAGCTATGTTTCTAGCAGTGAGACTGTTCTGTAGTACTCTGATGGAAGGTGACATTCACACAATTCTAGATTTTACCACATTAGTTTCCACAATTTGGGTAATTTATATGATAAGGTTCAAGTTGAAGTCAACATACATCAAGGAGCTAGACAACTTCCccttatattatgtggtaattaaTTATATCTTTCTCATTGATAattttgggaaaaaaaaaatctcttatttctATCATATGTAACATATGTACAAGTTTATCATCATAACAAAATTGTCACATACCCATGCTAGTCACATAAAAATGAAACCTTTTAATATTTGTGAATTGGTCTTTATTGATACTTTATAGGGATAGAATTTTGTTCTGCATTTTATTCACCAGATACAGTTGGATCTGTGATTTGAATTGATTTATTGGACGGTTATTAATTATTGAAAGTCTAAGTACATAGAAGAATATATAACGGGATGCATTCTGATTTCTAGAATTTTGTTTCGTTAGGAGATGCATTTTGTTCACCTTATACTGTTGGATGTATGATATAATTTGAATTGATTGATCGAAcacttattaattattaaatttgtaaGTACATAGAAGAAAGCTTGCAATACATAATGGGATACATTCtgatttctaaaaaaaaaataggtgGTGCCTTCTGCTATACTCGCCGTGGCTATTCACCCCTCGACACAACATTTTCGCATAGGCCGAATACTTTGGGCTCTCGGCGGGTACATGGAAGCTGTTTCGGTTCTGCCTCAGCTTCACTTGATGCGAAACGCTAAGGTTTAAATCTCCATCAAAATTTCAACCATGATAATATACATACTCTAAGTTTTACACCAAATTTAGTTATGTGTTTGGGAACTTGTTTCAGATGGTTGAGCCTTTTACAGCTCATTATGTATTTGCACTTGGTGTCTCAAGATTTTTGTCATGTGCACACTGGATTCTTCAGGTTGGTTTAGCTAATCTCAAAATAAGTTTATACAATTATAAGAGATTGTGGTGTTTTTAGCTAGATAGTGATAATGAAGATATGTTGTTTGAAAGTAACAATTCTCCAACTTGATTCAGATTTATGAGACTGGTGGGAGGTACTTATACTTGGTTGGCAGTGGCTACTTCTGGTTCTTGGCAGCTTTTCTTGCAGAAATGGTCCAAACATTCATCTTGACTGACTTTTGTTACTATTATATGAAGAGGTAAGCCTCTTTCATTGTCCTCCTTTGTTTTACATAATCTCATTAAATTAAAGGGAATTTACTCGATTGGTTCCctttgtttttgcaaagtattattcTGGTACCCTCTCtttttaataatgctcatatggtacccgtaatttgaaaacatagatatttgatatcctaattgataaaattttatcaatatgataaTTTGTAACTCGTATGATTGAgagtaatttaattaaatttgtaaattttattaattaaatttgagtttagggtactaaatatgtacaatGTTAAATGTTTATGATTTTAAAATGCAGAGTaacaaatatgtatgatttcaaaatacagggtaccaaatgaacattatttataaacaAATGATATTaagatgatactttgcaaaaacacagggtatcaAATAGTTACCTACCCTAAATTAAATCCAAAATGTTAATACTTTTGCACCTTATGTTTTGGGTTTTGCAGTTTCATGCAAGGGCAGCTTATAATGAAAATGCCGGTTTAGAAATCAAAATCTCAAAATTGTTGGGAAACAATGTTGTACATTTTGTTTTTCTTCCTTGTATGAAAGTATGGAGTTTTTGTGGAATTGCAACCGAAAGTTGTCATGATTTTGTTTTCTCTTGTTTGTGCTCCTTGTTTTTTACTCGGTTCCTTTATAGttatttatgtcattttttagCTATTTTTATTGTCTTCTCCAACTTAGGAGGTAGGAATAGGCCCCTAATTTGACCCTTAGTCTTAGTATTGTATTTGGTTATTTACTCAAATCTCATTTTGGTGGAGAGGGGTGGATTGTTAGTTTTGACGATGGTTAGGTTCCATATATATACTTGTTAGAATCTGGCATATCTTAACCAAACCCTTTGCATGCGTCCAATAGTGACTTAATTTGACCCCActtcaattttttaaataattctaGTCAATAAAAAAAAAGTCAGAGACAacgttgtttattttcttttaataaatatcTCTGCGCCTCAATCACATGACAAACATCTATCATAGTCACTCTCGTTGGAGTTGCTCTAATGGAGCAGGCATTCTCCACCCAAATGGGTGGGATGGGGACGGGAGTATTTCTCATTACTGATACGGGGACGGGGTGGCATGTATTCATATTGTAATAATCATTTTATATTGTCTTTATTTTTTTGtcaaaagaaaaatacataaatttaTTTTGAGGAGGTAGGAATTGGAATATAGATAAGTTGGTTTGTCGGGGGTGGTTCATTAGTATTATTACTGGGCCTATTTTCTGGCTTTTTTATGTCATGTTTGGTAGAGAGTAAAAACAATGGAAGGGTTATAATAGGAAAGAAGGAAGTATGAAGACCAAACTGGTAGTCATCTGAGATCAGTCTGGCAACTCTTGGGAATCAATGGTAAGGGTAACTCATTGTTATGAAAATGTTGATGactaattttataatttaattttaattaccaAATTTAATTGTTACTTATTTTATTATGTTGAATATCttttattttcaaaatcattagtaTCTTTTCAAATTAGTACCAAAAGATGATAGGAG
The genomic region above belongs to Humulus lupulus chromosome 1, drHumLupu1.1, whole genome shotgun sequence and contains:
- the LOC133782568 gene encoding uncharacterized protein LOC133782568 — translated: MGRKRSSPVNVLFGWLRRQTMKIKIFLGVTIGLFSLVALKLTVKNHNHFFVASEAVHVAGILVLIYKLTTQKTCSGLSLKSQELTAMFLAVRLFCSTLMEGDIHTILDFTTLVSTIWVIYMIRFKLKSTYIKELDNFPLYYVVVPSAILAVAIHPSTQHFRIGRILWALGGYMEAVSVLPQLHLMRNAKMVEPFTAHYVFALGVSRFLSCAHWILQIYETGGRYLYLVGSGYFWFLAAFLAEMVQTFILTDFCYYYMKSFMQGQLIMKMPV